The Cygnus olor isolate bCygOlo1 chromosome 28, bCygOlo1.pri.v2, whole genome shotgun sequence genome segment CGTGCAGGGTGGGCTTCCCCAGGACCCGGCAGCAGGTGAGGTCCGGGCTTGGGCACAGGATGGGTGCCTGGACCAGCCGCATCGCGTGAGGCTTCGCGCCACCCCGCAGCAGTCTTCCAAGGTCGGGGCTGGCTGCACTGCGCTCCGGCCAAACGTGTAAGGGCCTGGCGTGGCCAGACAGCCTCCGGGACGCCGCACTGCCCCTGCCACGCGTGGGGCCGGCCCAGCCTTTGCCTACCTGCCGGGCCGCACGCAGGCAGCGCGGCACGTCACCGCGGCCTTCGCTCCCTGCGTGGAGGGGACGGCTCCCGTCCCTCCTCCGGCCCCGTGGCCGCTGACGTCAGCCCAGGTAGTGGCTGGAGTGCACCTGGGTGTCCCGAGCCGATAAACCATAAACGGTTTGTCACGAGCTCGGTGGCCTCCAGCCAGCCCCACCTGccctgctctgttttgcttcaAGTGCTTGCGGTGTGTAAAGTTTTCACCTTTGGCTGGCGAACCGCGCCTGCGCGGTGCGAGCACTGCCTGCTTGTGCATTGACACCGTCCCGCGTGATGTGTGCTGGCCCCATGTCCTGCACGCACGCAGGGGGTGGCATGGCCGTGACCTTGCACTCCCCTGCTCCTACCTCCGGCGTGTTGCGGGCGGGCGCCCACCCTGCACAACGCGACGCTGGCTCCAGCAGTCACCAcgtgcctgcagcagcctgtcCCCCCGCTGTTGAGACATGGAGAGCCAGCACGGGGATGTAACGGGGCACCCTCCAGCCCTGGCTtgtccccaggctgtccccagcaTGGCACACGTGCTTGTTCTCCCTCCCCAGGCCCAGCCTGCCGCCGCCCTTTTGCTGTCAGACAGGGAGGGAACAATGCTGGGACCCGGCCAGGTCCCTATGGCCTCGCTTCCAGCCCTGTCCCATGTGCTGGGGaccctgccccagggctggggactgcGGCACTCACCTCCGGCCATCCAGAGCGGGGGGAGCCCCTCAGCCGACAGCACTGGGTGTCAGATCCCGGCCGTGTGTGGTGCTCCAGGATCCATCCCCAGGATGGATGTGCTGCAGTGCTCTTGCCGTACACCAGTGCTTGCACCAGCCCGCTgggggggcagcctggggtgctggggtTCGCTCAGCGCTGGAGGAGTGGAGGTGCCCATGGGGAGGGGActgcgtgccccccccccatcactgcctcagtttccccaggtGCCCAGCCTGGCCTGGGGCATGCTTGGGGCAGGAATGGGGACAAAGTGAGGGGTGGGAAGAGGCCGTGGCGCTGACCCGCTCCACCCACCCACCGCAGCCTGGCTGCACCCAACCCAGCATCTCGCGCGTGACACGCTCGGGCGCTCTGATCCCGGCGGGCCGCAGACCTGAGGGGTGTTCCCGGGAATTCCTCCCTGTACAAGCCGCAGCAGCGCCGGCTTCCCGGGAGCAGGAGGCCTTGCACAGTCATTCCAGCTCAGGGGATGATGTCAGGCCTGGCCACAAAGAGGGAGGATGAAAGGCAGCGAGCCGGGTCCCCGCTCCCCGGGGAATGTGGGGTGCAGGGACGGAGGGTGGGGAGAGTGGCCCGGGGTGGGACGCGGGGAAGGATGTGGGGCACGGAGCTGCAGCCCCGCACAGGCCCCGCGCTGGCTCCTCGGGCAGCCGAGAGCCGTAGCAGCCGCTCTCTGGTTACAACCGCGGTGCCGCCGCCTGCCCGAGCCCTTGCCGAGCGTCGGGGGAGCAATCCTCGCACGGCTGCAGCCAGCCCGCACCGCCTGGGCTGCGCCGGGCATGCAACATTACCCACAATCAATGGATCATTATGTAATAAACAAGAGGAAAGTTGTTTTGCAAATGCAGCTGAGTTATCGCTCCACGACACGGTGGCAAAGCATCTCTCCGCCGGGCTTAACAAGAACGGATCAGTGTCGGGGGCGGACGGAAGCACGGAGCGAGCAGAGGCCAGGCAGCCGGCAGGGAGCCCGTgccccccctgctcctgcggcgGGGGCTCGGAGGTGGAAATTTCACAATATCGAACCGACAGAGAGCGAACGTGAGCGGGGTGGGGGCCGCCTGCTGTGTTTGTCTGGCAaagccctggggagcagaggcagctggtaagggcagcaggaggacgaggaggaggaggaggatgaggagggtgAGGAGAGCTGCGCTTGCTGTTCCCTGTCCCTCTCCCTACCCCCACACCTTATCAGCAGCCGctctcagcccccagcccccacctATCCAGGTGTTTCTGATGTCCCCAAACATCTCagataaagtttttttttttctatggcaAGGGCCGGGAGGACAACAGCAAGGCCCTGcgtgccagcagcctgctgcccgTGTCCCCTCTGCCATGTCCTCAGTGGGGGGGGGACGACAGTGGCAGCTCCGTGCCCAAGCCCCCCGGCACAACCCAGGTCCCCCCCGGCACAAACACACGTGTGTGCGCACGGGACCCCGGCCTCCACGGATGCCACCGCCACACGGTGCCACCGCGGCAGGTGGCAGCACCTGACCCCGGTGACCTCCGTGCCGCATCCGTGCCTCCTTCATGCTGCCCCCCCGACCCCCCAGCACAGCCGGGGGGGGAGTTCAGGcctcccaccccctccccacctcgtcccggggctgtccccgcgtggggacggggcgggggggggggaggtgtcCCCGCGTGGCACCGTCCCCGCGTGGGGCCCGCTGCCCgtccccgcgccgcccccgccgtGTTGTTGTTGTGTCTCGGCCCCGCGGCCCGGTGAGGCGaggcggggccggcgggggcgggcggggcagcggcggggccgcaTTTAAGGACCGGGAGCGGGCGGGGCGCGCAGCCCGGCGGAGCGCACCGGCGGAGCGCATGGAGCGGCTGCGGGTGGCCCTGGGGGTGCCCCTGTGGGTGcccctgctggggctgtgctgggcggcggcggcggcggccgagcGCCACACCGTCTTCTGGAACAGCTCCAACCCCAAGTGAGtcccggggagccccccccgACGCCCCCCAACCCgggagggggtgggggcagCGCGGACCGGGCGGGCCCCCGAGGGCGcggacggcggcggcggggccgtgagCGGGGCCGCGTtccccggggctgcgggctTTGTtcggggcggccggggggggctgcacGCTGCCCCCCTTTtgctctccccttctcccccccccttgGCTCCCCCCCGTTCTCCCGACCCGGCACCGGGGgcgcccccggggccgggaggggccggggcggcagcggcggggtGAAGTCCGCGGGGCCAGGTGCGGGCCCGGAGAAccgggaagggggggggggggggggtcacggggcggggggggcctTTCCGTTCCCAGGGCCGAGCGGAGCGGGGCCTCTTCCTTCCCCGGGGGGGTGGCGCGGCGCCAGCGGAGGCGCCGGGGCTCAGGGAAGCCGTGTTGACAAACACGGGGCTGGCCCCGGGTCCCGCGGCACGGGCAGGATGTGCGCGGCCGGCGGTGCCCCCCCCTGGAGGTGGAGGGGGTGGGGTGGCGGCAGGGGCCCTGGGCAGTCCCCGTGTCCGCCCCGGGGCTCGGTCCCCAGGTAGGGCCGGGTTTGTGGGGTGCCCACCCGAGGTTGTGGGGTTCCCTTTAGCTAAGTGCCCCTGTGTGTTGTAGGGGTGCCCCACTTCTCTaggccgtgccccccccccttggTTGTAGGGGTGCTCCCTTACACGCTGTGGGTGTGCTCCCCAGCTGTGTGCCCCCATGTGCTATAGGGGTTACCCAAACCCCCAGGATGTGCCTCCCAGCTGTGTGCCCCCACATGTTATAGGGGTTACCCACACCCCCAGGatgtgcccccagccctgtaCCCCTACAAGTTATAGGGGTTGcccatcccccagccctgtgcctccACATGTTATAGGGGTTGCCCAAACCCCCAGTTtgtgccccccccagctctgtgcCCCTACATGTTATAGGGtcaccccccctcccctccacccgGGGTtgtgccccccccagctccatgcAGGGCAGCAGACCCAGGTGGGGTCCCACAGGGGTTTGGGAAGCTGGAGTCGGCCCCACTCGGGAGGCCATGCCTTCCCCAGGCTGCCACAGCCAGCGAGGTGAGGAGACCCCTCCGTGGCCCCTCGCAGGCTGCCTGCGGCCCCCTTCATCCCCCCCACAGCGGCCCCGGTGCCGTGCAGCCTCCCGGGAGAGCCGCGCTGGCGGGCGAGGTGTGGGGAGCAACATGCTGGAGCCGGGTgggctgccccccccaccccccccggcaAGAGCTGCTCACACCTAATGGCTCCCCGGAGCTTTGGGGACAGCCGGGGAGCTCGTCCCAGCCGgtcccctccctcctgcagtGGGGCTGGCCCCAGGGGGGGAGGGCTTTTCCCcagcaccaccaaaaaaaaaaacaacaaaaagcactcCCAAAAAGCACCGCGGGGCTTTGTGTGGCGCTGAGCAGCTCTCAGGTTGCCCTGCGTTGGGCTCTGAGGGTTTTGGAGAGCTGTGGGGCATGCTACCTCCGTGCCCCAAATCCCCCCTCCACACGTGCTGACCCCCgccacccccctgccccaggtTCCTTTGGAGCGACTACACGGTGGAGGTGCGCCTCAACGACTACCTGGACATCATCTGCCCACACTACGAGGAGGGCAGCGTGGCCCCGCACGCCATGGAGCGCTACACCCTCTACCTGGTGGACCTCGAGGAGTACCAGGCCTGCAAGGCCCGCTCCAAGGAGCAGATCCGCTGGGAGTGCGACAAGCCCAGCGCCTTGCACGGCCCCGAGAAGTTCTCGGAGAAGTTCCAGCGCTTCACACCCTTCACGCTGGGCAAGGAGTTCAAGGAGGGGCACAGCTACTACTACATCTGTGAGTGCCTGGGGGCGCTGTGTTCCAAcccccgtggggctggggtcccTCTGGGTTTTTCCCCCCTCTAACCTCCGCCTCCTGCCCGCAGCCAAGCCGATTCACCACCACGGGGAGACGTGCCTGAAGCTGAAGGTGACGGTGGTTGGCAAAGGCAGTGAGTATCTGCGGGCTTTCCCCTGCCTTGTGCTGcttgccctcctccccccttgAGGCCTTGGGTCCTCCGAAGGCTCTGCCTTTCCTGCGCTGAGTCACGGCGGGGCCATggccccctgccagccctggctgcgGGCGCTGTGGGGCCGGGGACGGTGCCAGCAGACAGAGTGGGGATGGCACGGGGGAGACCGGGCTCcttggctgggggggggcacctTGGTTGGGGGTTCAGGGCACTGGAGCAGCCCCTCACCGGCGTGtctttgtgtttgctttgcagCTCAGGCGCCGCCTGCCCCCGCCTCGACGCAGAAGGGGAGGATCCAGGCAGGTAGGTGTCGGAGGACGCATCCGAGCGGCTGCAGGGCTGGCGGGgagctccccagggctggctcAGGAGCAGGGTGTGGGGCATGGGGGCCGCTCACAGCTCCTTTCGCCCCGCAGACGACGCAGCCGCGCATGTCCTGAGGAGCGTGGGGCAGAACTCGGCGATGCGGGCCAGCAGCCCCTTCACCTTCATCAGCCTCCTGGTGCCCCTCCTGGTGCCACAGGGGCTGTAAGCGGGGTCGCTGCGCCGGGACGGACCGCACTGCGCCGTGCCACCGGGGATGGAGCCCTGTGGGGTGGCCCCCGCCTGCTTGGAGACCCCCGTGGTCCTGCACGCACACCTGTGGTGGGCTTCCCTGCAGACATCTGGGCAAAGCAAAGGATTTGTCAGTATTACAGGGCCAGCGGGCCTGAATTGGAGCAGCCAAAGCCCTTGGGGTCTGAATTGGAGCAGCCAAAGCCCTTGGGATGCCACCTCGCCCTCGCAGGAAGGGCGCTTTTGGCAGCTGGAGGTTGAGCCCCGGACTGgacgggctgggggctggcccccctgccccagcagcacggaGCTCCCCGGTGGACGTCtctggtggggggggggggacgctcTGACTGTGAAGTGTCCCGCGGGAAGGGACACGGTGCTGGCCCAGCTGCGGcggtgccctggggctggcttCAGGAGCCTGGACGTGCTCGAGATGCCAGGCAGTCGGCGGAGTGGAGTCACAGGGGACAGCGACTGCATGGCGCTGGGCCCCCCCTCCCCAGTGTCCCCCCTcttgggtgggggggggctgtggaAGCTCCCTCTGCCTGGTGCCGGAGGGGCACGCGCTCCCTGCCTGGGCCAGCACAGAGGCCGTTTTGCCTGCCTCTCCATTTGTACAGCTTTGTACAGCTTTCTAACACTGGAATTTTTATACGATTGTCTTGAATAAATAACTGAGACCATGCCTGAGTATGGGGGGAGGAAAGGGCCTGTCCCCTGCACTGGGGGCTGCACCTGGGTGGGGGAATGGCTACCGGGgggttaattaattaattggtGTTTGCACAAGGCTCTGGAGGGGGAGGTGTCACATGGAGTAGTGCCAGGGGTTGGTTTCAGGTGGAGGTGCAAAGTCctcccggggctggggagcaaTCACTGGGgtgagccgggggggggggggggctggagctgTGGGTTTTGGGGCGCAGATGCGGTCAGCTGGAGCCCCctgagctgctgggggggggaggggggaacacAATAACAGAGGGTGGTTATGGGAAGAGCTGGGCCCCAGAAACTGGGGGACCCTGGGGAAAAGGGGGCCCGGTGGGGTAGGGATTCTAGGAAAGGGGGATCCTGGGACCCCAGGAAGGGGGgatgtggggtgctgggggagtCACAGGGCTGTGACCCCAATCCTGGGAGACGCTGGGGGCGGGGTCGCTGAGCCGTGGGTCCCATGCAcgcagcaccccggggtgcttTGGGAGGGGGTCACAGGGCCGTGACCCCAAACCTGGGagacccgggggggggggggggtgtcacaGGGCTGCGGGTCCCGCGCACGCAGCACCCCAGGGCGCTGCCCGCagtcccggtgccggtccctCCCCGGTAGTGCGCCCCGCgttccccccgccccgccccgccccgccgcgggcagcgccgcccccccccccctccggctCCCGGTGCCCGCGGCGAGCATGGAGCCGCTGCCGGTGCTGGCCGCCGCCTGCCTCCTCTTCACCGTGGGCATGTTCTGCAGCGGCCTGTgagcggccccgcgccgccgccgggagCCCCGGCaccgggaggcggcgggggcggggagcgaggggggaagggaggggctCGGGGTGCCgggggagggtgctgggggcggaatggggggtgcggggggggtgggggggggcggttgggggggattggggggggCGATGGGGGTGCAATGGGGGAGTGCAGtgggaggctgggggggtgcAATGGGGGGGTGCAATGGGAAGCTGGGGGGGTGCAATTAGGGGTGCAatgggaggctgggggtgcaatGGGGGTGCAATGGGAGGATGGGGGGTGCAATGGGGGAGTGCAGTGGGAGGCTGTGGGGGGAATGGGAGGCTGGGGGGTGTGCAATGAGGGGTGCAATATGGGGGTGCAATGGGAAGCTGGGGGGGTGCAATTGGGGGTGCAAtgggaggctgggggggtgcAATAGGGGTGTGCAATGGGGGGTGCAATGGGGGGTTTCAATGGGGGAGCAATGGGAAGCTGGGGGTGTGCAAGGGGGGGTGCAGTGGGAGGCTGGGGGGTTGCAATGGGGGGGAGCAatgggaggctggggggagTGGAATGGGGGGGTGCGAtaggaggctgggggtgcaatGGGGGGATTCAGTGGGGGGTGCAATGGGGGGAGCAATGGGAGGCAACGTGGGTGCAGTGTGGGAGGCATTGAGGCTGGAtcggggggctgggggtccaGGCTGAAGGCCAGGCGTGCAGGGGAAGGTGGGGGCTCTGAGGGTGcggggggggcactggggtgtgggagcagaggcagagaaggTCACAGCTGCTGAGGAGGGGCTGGCGGTATTTCAGGGGGGCTAAGATTgtagcccccccccccaacactgTAGGGCCCCCCCGTGGCGCTGGGCACCCAGGAGGCCTCTCCCCCCCTGGCCCTAGGTCTGACCTGCGCTGGATGATCACCGCCAAGAGCGTGGAGAACAtccagctcctgcccttcctCACCACTGATGCCAAGTACACAGGGGTCAAGCtgggtgtggggtggggggtgggcgGGCACATCCTTTTGGGGCCGGGGGGTTGAATTTTGGGGGTGGGTGTAGGCAGAAGCCCCCAGGCTACAGCAGCAAGCAGCGCCTGTGCCGCTCGCCCTGCAGCAACCTGGGCTGGCTGGGTTACGGGTGCCTGAAGCAGGACCGGACGCTGATCGTCGTCAACAGCATCGGGGCGGCTCTGCAAAGCCTCTACATCCTGGTGTACTTCTACTACAGCACCACAAAGGTGGGTGCCGGCCCGGCTGGGTCCTGGGGGGGCGCACAGCAGACCCCCACGCTGACGGCCCCGCGCTGTGTGCCGCAGCGCGAGGTGCTGCTGAAGGTCCTGgggctcctggccctgctggccgTGGGCTATGGCTGCTTCACCTGCCTGACCCCCGACGAGCACACACAGCAGAGCTACCTGGGGCTCTTCTGCAGCACCTTCACCATCGCCATGTACGTCTCGCCGCTGGCCGACCTGGTGCGTAAAGCTCGGTGGGACTGGGGGTGGGTGTGTGTTGGGGGTCTGCGTGGCACCGGGCCAGCCCCTCGCTCCCCGCAGGCCAAGGTGATCCGGAGCAGGTCGACGCGCTGCTTGTCCTTCCCCCTGACCGTCACCACCTTCCtggcctccagcagctggaCGCTGTacgggctgcagctctccgACCTGTACATCACGGTGGGttgggggcagcaggaggccgGGGGCTGCTGTGGGTTCCTCCCCCCCGCCAAACCTCCAGCCCCTTTCAGCGGGGCGCTTGGCACCGGGCCAGACCCCGTCCGGCGTCGCGTGTGTGTCACACAGCAGAGCCCGTGACTAGGCTCGGCAAGATGAgtattgattttaattaattagaTGGGATAAGGCCAATAAATCTCCCGGGGCGAAGCGGGGCTGATGGCAcaggggagggcagcagcaccgcGAGCTGGGTAACGCCGCCCGGCCCCGTGTCCTCCGCAGGTCCCCAACGTGCCGGGCATCGTCACCAGCGTCGTGCGGCTCTGGCTGTTCTGGCGCTACGCCCCGGGCCGGGACAAGCCCTACAGACCCCTGCACGCCTGAGGGGGTCCTGCCGATGCCGGAGCCCCGGAGCCAGGCCGGTCTCAGACACTTGGTGACCAAGGAAGGCCCCCCCAGCTCGCcattctgctcctgctgccgcAGCgtggccagctcctgctgggtgACACCAGGGTGTCCCCATTGGCCGAGGGCTCCCAGCAGGACTGGGGCCCTGGGGGGGCGCCTCCGGCCCTCGCCACCGTGGTTTGCCCTCTGGCAGCTCCTCTCCGTTGTCCCTCGAGCCGTTTTTCCTGCGGTGGTGGTTGGTTTGTTCGCAGCGATGCCTTCGGGGTggcgggcagcccctgcccccgTCCCCGCGATGTTCTTCCAGGCCCTGCCCCAGCGCCGGGGCAGCCCAATTTTGTACGAATCGAAGTGCCTTTTAATAAATCGCAGACTCTTCCCAGCGCCTGCTTGTCGTCCCCTCCCGCTttgggctctgctggctgcgGAGGCCGGCACggctcctgtccctgcagcgCTTTGGCCTCGGGATGCTGGGGGCTAATCCTGGCACCCTCTGAGCCCTGCAGTTCCTCATCCACCAGCACCCGCTTGCCCGTGGGGTGCAGCAAGCCCCCCGCAGGGGGCTCCAACCtcagcctggggagggggcagcagcacTTGGTGGTaggggcagggagcggggcacGGAGGAAGGCAGCGCTGCCTGAGGGTGCTTCTCTGACCTCctcaggcagcagcatggggaCACCGGTCACGACGTGGAAAGAAAAGTCCCTTCCGTAGCATCGACACAGGGCTTGCTATCGCCCATTATGCCAGCAAacttaaaatcaattaaaatcCTCGCTAAAACCACGATGCTCGAGTGTGCGCATCAAATCAAGGCAGCCATTGGCATCGACCCAAGCTCAATTAATGAATTAACAATGATCTGGAATGAAGTTATCAGGCAAGCGCATCAGCAGATGGACAGGAGCGAGTGCGGGTGACCAAGTTACACAACAGATGCTGGAGCCGTACAAAACCAGGGGCCCGGGgtggcggcggccccgcgcagCGAGGAGCCCCGTCCGTGCCAGCTCCCGGGAGGCCCTCGGCGTGGGCAC includes the following:
- the EFNA1 gene encoding ephrin-A1; amino-acid sequence: MERLRVALGVPLWVPLLGLCWAAAAAAERHTVFWNSSNPKFLWSDYTVEVRLNDYLDIICPHYEEGSVAPHAMERYTLYLVDLEEYQACKARSKEQIRWECDKPSALHGPEKFSEKFQRFTPFTLGKEFKEGHSYYYISKPIHHHGETCLKLKVTVVGKGTQAPPAPASTQKGRIQADDAAAHVLRSVGQNSAMRASSPFTFISLLVPLLVPQGL
- the SLC50A1 gene encoding sugar transporter SWEET1 isoform X2 yields the protein MEPLPVLAAACLLFTVGMFCSGLSDLRWMITAKSVENIQLLPFLTTDANNLGWLGYGCLKQDRTLIVVNSIGAALQSLYILVYFYYSTTKREVLLKVLGLLALLAVGYGCFTCLTPDEHTQQSYLGLFCSTFTIAMYVSPLADLAKVIRSRSTRCLSFPLTVTTFLASSSWTLYGLQLSDLYITVPNVPGIVTSVVRLWLFWRYAPGRDKPYRPLHA
- the SLC50A1 gene encoding sugar transporter SWEET1 isoform X1, producing the protein MEPLPVLAAACLLFTVGMFCSGLSDLRWMITAKSVENIQLLPFLTTDAKYTGVKLNLGWLGYGCLKQDRTLIVVNSIGAALQSLYILVYFYYSTTKREVLLKVLGLLALLAVGYGCFTCLTPDEHTQQSYLGLFCSTFTIAMYVSPLADLAKVIRSRSTRCLSFPLTVTTFLASSSWTLYGLQLSDLYITVPNVPGIVTSVVRLWLFWRYAPGRDKPYRPLHA
- the SLC50A1 gene encoding sugar transporter SWEET1 isoform X3, which produces MITAKSVENIQLLPFLTTDAKYTGVKLNLGWLGYGCLKQDRTLIVVNSIGAALQSLYILVYFYYSTTKREVLLKVLGLLALLAVGYGCFTCLTPDEHTQQSYLGLFCSTFTIAMYVSPLADLAKVIRSRSTRCLSFPLTVTTFLASSSWTLYGLQLSDLYITVPNVPGIVTSVVRLWLFWRYAPGRDKPYRPLHA